From Juglans regia cultivar Chandler chromosome 8, Walnut 2.0, whole genome shotgun sequence, the proteins below share one genomic window:
- the LOC109001674 gene encoding protein ALTERED PHOSPHATE STARVATION RESPONSE 1-like, with product MGCCSSRVERVEIVSRCKARKKYMKQLVKARQAFSAAHSLYLRSLRSTGSALFQFANAETNLHHIRRRPHHNAPPPLLPSPTPPPPPPPMSPSSDTWTSITASPALPPPPPPPLASSTWDFWDPFVPPSSSRSVTEEEWEEATMTASEAVVTPTAAASSTPPPSVVSGFSKDTTTTSSLAMVVARNSKDLVEIVKELDEYFLKAADAGGQASLLLEVSSASFSSQSSKEGKAYNHGFNFSQSLWTWGLSPNSNGFGKFGGEMQGSGVVGGGIAGGSHCSTLERLYAWEKKLYQEVKIAETLKIEREKRVGQLRSLEMKRADYMKTEKSKKEVDKLESQMMVSSQAIETTSAEIVKLRETELYPQLIGLVKGLMCMWRSMYECHQVQTHIVQQLKYLNTIPSTEPTSEIHRQATLQLELEVHQWHQSFCYLVKAQRDYIESLVSWLRLSLFQISKNPLSRAAQESRIYSLCEEWHVALDQIPDRVASEGIKSFLTVIHAIVVQQADELKQKKKSESAFKDLEKKATELRSLESKYGPYSMPGSSGTTGSKYPVAEKRAKVEILRARAVEEKTKHEKSVSVTRAMTLNNLQMGFPHVFQAIVGFSSVCTQAFESVYNKTKSADDELNVKRILN from the exons atgggttgctGTTCTTCTCGAGTGGAGAGAGTAGAGATCGTGTCACGTTGTAAAGCAAGAAAGAAGTACATGAAGCAACTAGTGAAGGCAAGGCAAGCATTCTCCGCCGCCCACAGCTTGTACCTTCGTTCTCTTCGCAGTACAGGCTCAGCCCTGTTCCAGTTCGCCAATGCCGAAACCAATCTCCACCACATCCGCCGCCGACCCCACCACAATGCCCCACCACCACTCCTCCCCTCTCCAACGCCACCTCCGCCTCCACCGCCAATGAGCCCCAGCTCCGACACGTGGACGTCTATAACAGCCTCCCCAGCTCTTCCGCCGCCGCCTCCACCTCCGCTGGCGTCTTCCACGTGGGATTTCTGGGACCCATTTGTGCCACCGTCGTCTTCTCGGTCCGTGACTGAGGAGGAGTGGGAGGAGGCAACGATGACGGCGTCGGAGGCTGTGGTCACGCCCACCGCCGCAGCAAGCTCTACGCCGCCACCTTCTGTGGTCAGTGGGTTCTCTAAGGACACCACCACCACGAGCTCGCTTGCTATGGTTGTAGCAAGGAACAGTAAAGATCTCGTCGAGATTGTGAAGGAGCTTGATGAGTACTTTCTGAAGGCCGCTGATGCTGGTGGCCAGGCCTCATTGCTCTTGGAAGTTTCAAGCGCTAGCTTTTCTAGTCAGAGCAGTAAAGAAG GAAAAGCTTACAATCATGGATTTAATTTTAGTCAGTCGTTGTGGACATGGGGCTTGAGTCCAAATTCAAACGGTTTTGGCAAGTTTGGAGGGGAAATGCAGGGAAGTGGTGTTGTGGGAGGGGGTATTGCCGGTGGCAGCCACTGTTCAACTTTGGAGAGGCTATATGCTTGGGAGAAGAAATTGTACCAGGAAGTCAAG ATAGCAGAGACCCTAAAGATAGAGCGAGAGAAGAGGGTGGGGCAGCTAAGGAGTCTAGAGATGAAGAGGGCTGACTATATGAAGACTGAGAAGAGCAAGAAAGAAGTTGACAAGTTGGAGTCGCAAATGATGGTTTCTTCCCAGGCCATAGAGACCACCTCTGCTGAGATTGTCAAATTAAGGGAAACCGAGCTCTACCCACAACTCATTGGGCTTGTCAAAGG ATTGATGTGCATGTGGAGAAGCATGTATGAGTGCCACCAAGTCCAAACTCACATAGTTCAGCAGCTGAAATACCTCAATACCATTCCATCAACTGAACCAACATCCGAGATTCACCGGCAAGCAACTCTCCAGCTCGAGCTTGAGGTCCATCAATGGCACCAGTCATTTTGTTACCTGGTTAAAGCCCAAAGGGATTACATCGAGTCCCTTGTGAGTTGGCTTCGGCTTAGTCTCTTCCAGATCAGCAAAAATCCACTATCCAGAGCTGCCCAGGAATCAAGAATTTACTCACTTTGTGAAGAATGGCACGTTGCACTTGACCAAATTCCTGACAGGGTGGCATCTGAAGGAATCAAGAGCTTCTTAACAGTAATCCATGCCATTGTAGTTCAACAAGCAGACGAGCTTAAGCAGAAGAAAAAGTCAGAATCTGCATTTAAAGACCTTGAGAAGAAGGCGACTGAGCTTAGGTCACTCGAGAGCAAGTATGGTCCATATTCCATGCCAGGATCCTCTGGCACTACGGGCAGCAAGTACCCAGTTGCAGAGAAGCGTGCAAAGGTGGAGATCTTGAGAGCAAGGGCAGTGGAAGAGAAAACTAAGCATGAAAAATCGGTCAGTGTAACAAGGGCAATGACACTGAATAATCTTCAGATGGGCTTTCCACATGTGTTTCAGGCCATAGTGGGATTTTCTAGTGTGTGTACTCAAGCATTTGAATCAGTATACAACAAAACCAAAAGTGCTGATGATGAGCTTAATGTGAAGAGGATACTAAATTGA
- the LOC109001681 gene encoding L10-interacting MYB domain-containing protein-like isoform X2 — protein MSGVLFWKMAGEVTWARRQQSQQQEQQARARWTSSLTKILADLMIDLVQKGNRHGHSFGKKAWRYICDEFYKKTGLNWDKEQLKNRYAVLRRQYVTVKSLLDQRDFSWDESMGTIIGKDEAWTEYIRGHPDAETLKYTGCPIYKELCIIFSEPTTNGKHNLLAEHEGGMTPVTCAEPLSIYQGESSSGSDEVDDIPDACNATRPTTPCTTGNRKRGRKGIDDVIAGAIMEMAAASKLRTAAIQQRNARYTITDCIKELDEMQGVDEQVYFAALDLFNKPNAREVFLSLKGDKRLIWLRGKCAAYPAR, from the exons ATGTCTGGTGTTTTATTTTGGAAG ATGGCAGGCGAAGTAACTTGGGCAAGAAGACAACAATCTCAGCAGCAGGAGCAACAGGCAAGGGCCAGATGGACATCATCTCTCACTAAGATACTGGCAGACTTAATGATTGACCTAGTTCAAAAAGGGAACAGACACGGACATTCTTTTGGGAAGAAAGCGTGGAGGTATATATGTGATGAATTCTACAAGAAAACAGGTCTGAATTGGGACAAAGAGCAATTGAAGAATCGATATGCAGTCTTGAGGAGGCAATATGTTACTGTAAAGTCACTTCTTGATCAACGTGACTTCAGTTGGGATGAATCCATGGGGACTATTATAGGCAAGGATGAAGCATGGACAGAATACATCAGG GGACATCCTGATGCTGAGACTTTAAAATACACTGGCTGCCCAATTTACAAAGAGCTATGCATCATATTCTCCGAACCGACAACCAATGGGAAACACAATCTGTTGGCTGAACATGAGGGAGGGATGACTCCTGTTACTTGTGCAGAACCCTTGAGCATTTACCAAGGAGAGTCTTCGTCGGGTTCTGACGAAGTGGATGACATTCCAGACGCTTGCAATGCTACTCGACCTACTACTCCTTGTACAACCGGAAATCGTAAAAGAGGTCGTAAAGGAATTGATGATGTTATTGCAGGAGCTATAATGGAAATGGCAGCTGCTTCAAAGCTAAGGACAGCTGCTATACAGCAACGTAATGCCCGATACACCATAACTGACTGTATTAAAGAATTGGATGAGATGCAAGGCGTTGATGAACAGGTCTACTTTGCTGCCCTTGATCTATTCAACAAACCCAATGCAAGGGAAGTTTTCTTGTCTCTCAAAGGTGACAAGCGCTTGATTTGGTTGCGAGGTAAATGTGCCGCATATCCAGCTCGTTAA
- the LOC109001681 gene encoding L10-interacting MYB domain-containing protein-like isoform X3, with protein sequence MAGEVTWARRQQSQQQEQQARARWTSSLTKILADLMIDLVQKGNRHGHSFGKKAWRYICDEFYKKTGLNWDKEQLKNRYAVLRRQYVTVKSLLDQRDFSWDESMGTIIGKDEAWTEYIRGHPDAETLKYTGCPIYKELCIIFSEPTTNGKHNLLAEHEGGMTPVTCAEPLSIYQGESSSGSDEVDDIPDACNATRPTTPCTTGNRKRGRKGIDDVIAGAIMEMAAASKLRTAAIQQRNARYTITDCIKELDEMQGVDEQVYFAALDLFNKPNAREVFLSLKGDKRLIWLRGKCAAYPAR encoded by the exons ATGGCAGGCGAAGTAACTTGGGCAAGAAGACAACAATCTCAGCAGCAGGAGCAACAGGCAAGGGCCAGATGGACATCATCTCTCACTAAGATACTGGCAGACTTAATGATTGACCTAGTTCAAAAAGGGAACAGACACGGACATTCTTTTGGGAAGAAAGCGTGGAGGTATATATGTGATGAATTCTACAAGAAAACAGGTCTGAATTGGGACAAAGAGCAATTGAAGAATCGATATGCAGTCTTGAGGAGGCAATATGTTACTGTAAAGTCACTTCTTGATCAACGTGACTTCAGTTGGGATGAATCCATGGGGACTATTATAGGCAAGGATGAAGCATGGACAGAATACATCAGG GGACATCCTGATGCTGAGACTTTAAAATACACTGGCTGCCCAATTTACAAAGAGCTATGCATCATATTCTCCGAACCGACAACCAATGGGAAACACAATCTGTTGGCTGAACATGAGGGAGGGATGACTCCTGTTACTTGTGCAGAACCCTTGAGCATTTACCAAGGAGAGTCTTCGTCGGGTTCTGACGAAGTGGATGACATTCCAGACGCTTGCAATGCTACTCGACCTACTACTCCTTGTACAACCGGAAATCGTAAAAGAGGTCGTAAAGGAATTGATGATGTTATTGCAGGAGCTATAATGGAAATGGCAGCTGCTTCAAAGCTAAGGACAGCTGCTATACAGCAACGTAATGCCCGATACACCATAACTGACTGTATTAAAGAATTGGATGAGATGCAAGGCGTTGATGAACAGGTCTACTTTGCTGCCCTTGATCTATTCAACAAACCCAATGCAAGGGAAGTTTTCTTGTCTCTCAAAGGTGACAAGCGCTTGATTTGGTTGCGAGGTAAATGTGCCGCATATCCAGCTCGTTAA
- the LOC109001681 gene encoding L10-interacting MYB domain-containing protein-like isoform X1: MSGVLFWKKFSRATVGTEQSEKSKKVMMAGEVTWARRQQSQQQEQQARARWTSSLTKILADLMIDLVQKGNRHGHSFGKKAWRYICDEFYKKTGLNWDKEQLKNRYAVLRRQYVTVKSLLDQRDFSWDESMGTIIGKDEAWTEYIRGHPDAETLKYTGCPIYKELCIIFSEPTTNGKHNLLAEHEGGMTPVTCAEPLSIYQGESSSGSDEVDDIPDACNATRPTTPCTTGNRKRGRKGIDDVIAGAIMEMAAASKLRTAAIQQRNARYTITDCIKELDEMQGVDEQVYFAALDLFNKPNAREVFLSLKGDKRLIWLRGKCAAYPAR, translated from the exons ATGTCTGGTGTTTTATTTTGGAAG AAATTTTCTAGGGCAACAGTGGGAACTGAACAATCAGAGAAGTCAAAGAAAGTTATG ATGGCAGGCGAAGTAACTTGGGCAAGAAGACAACAATCTCAGCAGCAGGAGCAACAGGCAAGGGCCAGATGGACATCATCTCTCACTAAGATACTGGCAGACTTAATGATTGACCTAGTTCAAAAAGGGAACAGACACGGACATTCTTTTGGGAAGAAAGCGTGGAGGTATATATGTGATGAATTCTACAAGAAAACAGGTCTGAATTGGGACAAAGAGCAATTGAAGAATCGATATGCAGTCTTGAGGAGGCAATATGTTACTGTAAAGTCACTTCTTGATCAACGTGACTTCAGTTGGGATGAATCCATGGGGACTATTATAGGCAAGGATGAAGCATGGACAGAATACATCAGG GGACATCCTGATGCTGAGACTTTAAAATACACTGGCTGCCCAATTTACAAAGAGCTATGCATCATATTCTCCGAACCGACAACCAATGGGAAACACAATCTGTTGGCTGAACATGAGGGAGGGATGACTCCTGTTACTTGTGCAGAACCCTTGAGCATTTACCAAGGAGAGTCTTCGTCGGGTTCTGACGAAGTGGATGACATTCCAGACGCTTGCAATGCTACTCGACCTACTACTCCTTGTACAACCGGAAATCGTAAAAGAGGTCGTAAAGGAATTGATGATGTTATTGCAGGAGCTATAATGGAAATGGCAGCTGCTTCAAAGCTAAGGACAGCTGCTATACAGCAACGTAATGCCCGATACACCATAACTGACTGTATTAAAGAATTGGATGAGATGCAAGGCGTTGATGAACAGGTCTACTTTGCTGCCCTTGATCTATTCAACAAACCCAATGCAAGGGAAGTTTTCTTGTCTCTCAAAGGTGACAAGCGCTTGATTTGGTTGCGAGGTAAATGTGCCGCATATCCAGCTCGTTAA
- the LOC118349213 gene encoding uncharacterized mitochondrial protein AtMg00810-like codes for MEDELSALTHNQTWELVPRPSATNVVGSKWVFRIKYHSDGSIDRFKARLVAKGYTQLYGLDFNDTFSPVVRASTVRIVLSIAISRGWNIRQLDVKNAFLHGLLQEEVYMEQPSGYIDASHPNHVCRLKKAIYGLKQAPRAWFHRFSHFLIKIGFNGSKADSSLFVHSSDNGIIYLLLYVDDIVITGSNVSLIDTFINKLRQEFSMKDLGNLNYFLGLEVTHSKKGMFLSQVKYARDILIRTDLHDSKPIATPMIVSNHLTTDGPLFHSPTTYRSLVGALQYLTITRLNITHVVNSVSQFMHSPREQHFQAVKRILRYVKGTLHFGLNISPSSNLNISAFSDADWAGCPETSRSTSGYAIFLGNNLISWTSKKQSTVSRSSAESEYRALALTAAEVKWLLNILHDLQIQPPEQPTLLCATQVPFS; via the coding sequence ATGGAAGATGAACTTAGTGCTCTCACTCACAATCAAACATGGGAACTAGTTCCTAGACCATCTGCTACTAATGTGGTTGGATCCAAATGGGTTTTTCGGATCAAATATCATTCGGATGGCTCCATTGATAGGTTCAAAGCACGCCTTGTTGCCAAAGGCTATACTCAACTATATGGACTTGATTTTAATGACACATTTAGTCCAGTTGTTAGAGCTTCTACAGTTCGCATTGTACTCTCTATTGCAATATCTCGTGGCTGGAACATACGTCAACTTGACGTTAAAAATGCATTCTTGCATGGTCTTCTACAAGAAGAGGTTTATATGGAACAACCATCAGGATATATTGATGCTTCCCATCCAAATCATGTTTGTCGTCTCAAGAAGGCAatctatggtttgaaacaagcacCGAGAGCATGGTTCCATCGCTTTAgccattttttaatcaaaattggTTTCAATGGCAGCAAAGCCGATTCTAGTTTATTTGTTCATTCATCAGACAATGGCATCATTTACTTACTCTTATACGTGGATGATATTGTCATCACAGGTAGCAATGTGTCTCTCATTGACACTTTCATTAACAAGCTACGGCAAGAGTTTTCTATGAAGGATCTTGgcaatctaaattattttttgggccTAGAAGTAACTCATTCTAAAAAGGGAATGTTCCTCAGCCAAGTGAAGTATGCAAGAGATATTCTTATCCGAACTGATCTCCATGATTCAAAGCCAATTGCAACACCAATGATTGTCTCCAATCATTTGACTACTGATGGTCCTCTCTTTCATTCACCAACAACTTATCGATCCCTTGTTGGTGCACTACAGTATCTCACCATTACTCGGCTGAATATCACACATGTAGTAAATTCAGTAagtcaattcatgcattcaCCAAGAGAACAACATTTTCAAGCCGTAAAAAGAATTCTCAGATATGTTAAAGGAACTCTTCATTTCGGACTCAACATCAGTCCATCAAGCAATCTCAACATCTCGGCTTTTTCAGATGCCGATTGGGCTGGTTGTCCAGAAACTAGTCGATCAACATCAGGATATGCCATTTTTCTGGGTAACAATTTAATCTCATGGACCTCCAAAAAGCAGTCCACAGTATCTCGATCTTCGGCAGAATCTGAATATAGAGCATTAGCACTCACTGCAGCTGAAGTTAAATGGTTGTTAAACATTCTTCATGATTTACAAATTCAACCACCAGAACAGCCAACTTTACTTTGTGCAACACAAGTGCCATTTTCATGA
- the LOC109001666 gene encoding 3-dehydroquinate synthase, chloroplastic-like: MAATANPFSVSVSSKPTGGSAFPKLNDSADFFLRVQNPLKSVSLRSSFVSRGSIELSLSRGGGSVTSAKRGARSARIRASLSQVMDQSVTKTDPIAPTTVDVDLGDRSYPIYIGSGLLDQPHLLQRHVHGKRVLVVTNDTVAPLYLNKVVEALTKGNPNVSVESVILPDGEKYKQMDTLMKIFDKAIESRLDRRCTFIALGGGVIGDMCGFAAASFLRGVNFIQIPTTVMAQVDSSVGGKTGINHRLGKNLIGAFYQPQCVLIDTDTLNTLPDRELASGLAEVIKYGLIRDAEFFEWQEKNMQALMARDPSALTYAIKRSCENKAEVVSLDEKESGLRATLNLGHTFGHAIETGFGYGQWLHGEAVAAGTVMAVDMSYRLGWIDDSIVKRARDILQQAKLPTTPPNTMTVEMFKSVMAVDKKVADGLLRLILLKGPLGNCVFTGDYDRKALDETLRAFCKS, from the exons ATGGCTGCAACCGCGAATCCGTTCTCTGTTTCCGTCTCATCCAAACCAACCGGGGGCTCCGCTTTCCCTAAACTCAACGACTCGGCCGACTTCTTCCTTCGCGTTCAGAACCCTCTTAAGTCGGTCTCCCTCCGGTCTTCGTTTGTTTCTCGGGGTTCGATCGAGTTGAGTTTGAGCCGGGGAGGGGGCTCGGTGACGAGTGCGAAACGAGGAGCGAGGTCGGCGAGGATACGCGCGAGTTTGTCTCAGGTTATGGACCAATCAGTGACTAAGACGGATCCTATAGCTCCAACAACTGTGGACGTCGATTTGGGCGACCGCAGCTACCCGATTTACATCGGATCGGGACTTCTTGATCAACCTCACCTTCTCCAGAG GCATGTTCATGGGAAGAGAGTTCTTGTGGTCACTAACGACACAGTAGCGCCCCTCTACCTGAATAAGGTTGTTGAAGCTTTAACTAAGGGAAACCCAAATGTATCAGTTGAGAGTGTGATTTTACCAGATGGCGAAAAATACAAGCAGATG GATACTCTTATGAAAATCTTTGACAAGGCCATTGAGTCACGATTGGACCGACGTTGTACATTTATTGCCCTTGGAGGTGGCGTGATTGGGGACATGTGTGGCTTTGCTGCTGCGTCCTTTCTCCGTGGTGTTAATTTCATTCAGATTCCTACAACAGTGATGGCTCAG gtggATTCTTCTGTTGGTGGCAAAACTGGGATAAACCATCGCCTTGGGAAGAACTTGATTGGAGCCTTTTACCAACCTCAATGTGTACTTATAGACACAGACACATTGAACACGTTGCCAGATAGGGAACTGGCATCGGGGCTTGCTGAGGTTATAAAATATGGGCTTATTAGGGATGCTGAATTTTTTGAGTGGCAGGAAAAGAATATGCAGGCATTAATGGCTAG GGATCCAAGTGCACTGACTTATGCTATAAAACGGTCATGTGAAAACAAGGCTGAGGTCGTGTCCCTAGATGAGAAGGAAAGTGGACTGAGGGCAACACTGAACTTGGGACATACATTTGGCCAT GCAATAGAAACTGGGTTTGGCTATGGACAGTGGCTCCATGGAGAAGCTGTTGCTGCTGGCACG GTCATGGCTGTTGACATGTCATATCGCCTTGGTTGGATTGATGATTCTATTGTGAAGCGAGCCCGCGACATTCTACAGCAGGCTAAGTTGCCTACTACTCCTCCCAACACCATGACTGTGGAAATGTTCAAGTCTGTTATGGCG GTTGATAAGAAGGTAGCTGATGGGCTATTGAGGCTGATCCTTTTAAAAGGTCCTCTAGGCAATTGTGTTTTTACCGGTGATTATGATAGAAAGGCCCTTGATGAAACACTCCGTGCATTTTGTAAGTCCTGA